CGCTCGCTTTCGGCGTGATGAAAGCGTTTCTCGACTCAGGATTCAAACTCAAGGAAGACATAATCAAACGCCAATGGAACTGCAAGGCCACGCCTCTTTGGGCAACTTTGTCGAAAAAATATAATTTCCATTTGATTATGCACGAGCATTTGTTTGTGTTTGATAAATAATTCCTAAATTTTACGGGAGAACATATGGCCATAAAAAAACTGGTTGCTGGTTTACCTACATTTGACGGATTAATGCGTCCGGTAGTTAAAGCTCTTATTTCTTTAGGTGGTTCAGGTACCATTGAGGAGATTGATGGAAAGGTTGCCGAACTTGAAAAGATAGATGAAGAGATATTGAAGGTACCTCACACTAAAGATGGTGCGACGACTGAAGTTGAATATAGGTTAGCTTGGGCAAGAACATATCTAAAAAAATGTGGCATACTTAATAATTCCGAACGTGGAGTGTGGGCGCTTGCGAGACCTGATATAGATCCGGAAAGTATTAAACCTAACGAAATAGTTAGAATATGCAGAGAGAATTATTTAAAAAAGGTCAGTGAAATAAAGGGTAAAGAAAGTTCTGATGTGGATGTTGTCTCAGAAGATGAATCGCAAAAATGGAAGCAAGAGCTCCTTGATGTTTTGTTGGCAATTTCACCTGCATCATTTGAAAGATTGGCGCAAAGAATGCTTAGGGAAAGCGGGTTCATTCAAGTGGAAGTTACAGGTCGTACCGGTGACGGTGGTATAGATGGCAAGGGAATAATTCGTATAAGCGGACTATTGAGTTTCCATGTTATATTTCAATGTAAGCGTTACAAGGGGGTTGTCAGCCCGAGCCAAATAAGGGATTTCCGAGGGGCTATGACGGGGCGGGCGGATAAAGGGTTATTTATTACAACAGGTTCATTTACACGTGAAGCTATCAAAGAGGCGACCCGTGATGGCGCGCCGCCGATCGATTTGATTGATGGTGAAAAACTTTGCGACAAGCTGAGGGAACTAAAATTAGGCATTAACACAAAACTTATGGAAGAGGTTATTATTAACGGGGAATGGTTTAAAAGTTTGTAGGTGATCTCACGCGGTTTGCCACACCCGAAATATTGCTACGTTTCATAAGATGTTTATCAAAGGAGTCCCCCAAATGACCACCCAACCCGTCGCGCCCCGTCTTGCCGACCTCGTAGAATATCAGTCAAACGCCGTCGTCAGTAAAACGTTAATCGAAAAGAAAACCGGCACGGTAACGCTTTTCGCCTTCGACAAAGGTCAGGGCTTGAGCGAACACACAGCGCCCTTCGATGCAATGGTCTGCGTGCTCGACGGAGCCGTCGAAATAACCATCTCCGGCAAACCCATCACCGTCAAGCAGGGCGAAATGATAATCATGCCCGCCAACGAATCGCACGCGCTAAAAGGCGTCGAACGATTTAAGATGATGTTGACGATGATAAGGTCGTAAAAATGTATACTGCTGGAGTATCGCTGATACCATAAAAGAGGGACAGCATGAGAGCGTTAAAGCTTTCAACGATAAACAGCTGTAAGCCCGGGCAATTGCGTTGCCGCGGGCTTTTTTATTTTGCGTCCGCGGCGTTTTTATCATCGATAATGATTTTGTTTTTCTCCGATATACTTCTTGCAAAAACCTTCATCAGGGAACACTATTACCGCGCCGGGAAAAACGACACCGAAATCACTTCCCGGGCGATAGCGCTGCATCAGGTAAAGGCGCGGCTGCTCGAAGAAATCGGGACTTACATGGAAAGCACGTTTGAGAGCACGGAGCAGGAGGGCGGCGGTCTCGGCGGACAATTCACGAAATATCAGATAGTAAGCATCACAGCGGGAATCACGGAGACAAAGATACTGGAAGAGCGGTGGGACGGTAAAATATATTATATAAAGGCCGAGATAGACGTGGATATTGATGATACACGCCGTAAAATTCGGGAGATATCGCAGGATAGGGAACGGATGCGGGAAATAGAGGCGATAAACAGAAAAGCCGATGAGGCGCTAAGGCAGATAGAGATGCTGACAAAGTCAAAAAAAAGCATTCCGATAGAATACACCGGCAGCCATATTATGAAAGTGGATGGCCGCAAAGTAGTTATCGGACTGGGCTTGCTCAACGGTGTCAGAAAAAGCCAACAATTCAAAATTATAAAATCCGACAGCAAGGTTAATCCGCGCACAGGTGTAATAGTACACAAAGAAACAGCCGTTATCGGGGCGCTTAAAGTTATAAATACCGACGAGTGGACTTCTGATTGCGTGGTGATTTCCGGCGCCGGACGTATAAAACCGGGTGATTTGATCAGTCCTCGCGCAGAAAAGGGTATTATGGAAATTGAGGGCGCGCTGTCCAGAGCCGAACCGCTGGACGAATTTAAATTCCGCTTCAACTGGAAGTTTCCGTATTTATTCAGGATGGATTTGGGTTATCTCAGGCCGTATTTTATGGAAAGTTTCGGCGAGGCAGCATATTTGAATTTTTCTTTTGACTGGCCATGGTTTGAAATCGGCCCCGGTTTTGCGGGATTCTTTCGGTACGGTGTTCCGCTTTTCGGCGGAGCGTCGATTGTTATGAGGGTGGGCCCGTATGAAGGCCCGATAAATATTATTTTGCGGCATAACGGTGGAAAATTTATAGGCGCCGATCCAAATCAAAGGATAAACGGATTGATAGAGACAAATTGGCGGATTTCCGGCCGTGTTTTGCTTTATGGCAGAATGCATCAATATAAAGGGTCGTGGCAGGCCGGTGAATTTTATCACGATGACAAAGGTTATCAATATAATACAAGAACTTACGGTGGGGCGGAAATAGGTTCGGGGGATTTAAGCTTTTTTGTCCAATATGGAGATGTTTTTGAGTATTGCGCGCTCGGAAAAGACCCCCGAGTTGAGCGGAGAGGAGAATACGGTGGCGCCGGAATCAAGTTGAATATGACTCCGTTGAGATACACTTTTTCCGCCGAGGGGATAAGGGCGCTGGGCGACGACAGAAGTTTGATTTTGCGTCTGGGCATAGGTTATGAGTTTTAGGCGCCGCCGGTCCGACGCTCATTCGGGTCATTGATATTGCGTCGGGCGATAGACTCGCCGGCGCTTAAGCGGGGATAATATTTCCCCCTTGACATTCACCATAAAATATGGTATATGTAACATAAATTATGGTGAATCGTCCGGAGGCGAAATATGCTTGAATCCATCCTCGGCAACAAGACGGTCGAAAAAATACTCCTTTATCTTGAGCGCTATGGGCAGGGTTATCCGCAAAGCATCGCGCAACTGTTCGGCGTCAGCTTAAACGGCATTCAACAGCAGTTAAAACGCCTGGAAAACGGCGGCGTCATTTCGAGTAATCGTTACGGGAAACTGCGTCTGTACACATTTAATCCACGGTACTACTTTTTGCCGGAGTTGCGCGCTATACTCAAAAAAGCCCTCGATGCTTTGCCCGAAGCGGAGATAAAAAAATACTACATGCTTCGCACCCGCCCGCGCAGGAGCGGTAAACCTTTGTGAAAAAATCCATCGGGAAAGAAAACATCAAAGAACTCGCCGCACATGTATGCGGGGGGTTGAATAAAGAAGGAATCGACGCCGTTCTCGTCGGCGGCGCGTGTGTGTCGATTTATACGCAAAACGAGTATGAATCGTCCGATCTGGATTTTGTCGCCGAAGCCGAGTTGAAGAAAATGGACGCGGCCCTTGCCGGCATGGGATTTTCAAGGCCAAAGGGGGAGAGGCATTACAAGCGTCCCGGCGGATATTACTTTATCGAGTTTGTCGCTGCGCCGGTGGCCGTTGGCCGTGAAATAGTCAAAAGTTTAAAAAAACTCAAGACGAGATTCGGCGTCATAAAAATGTTGTCTCCGACGGACAGCGTGAAAGACCGCCTCGCCGCGTTTTTTCATTGGAATGATCATCAATCACTCGAACAGGCGATTATGATAACCAAAAAGAACCGAGTCGACCTTAAAGAAATCGGCGCGTGGGCGAAAAGAGAAGGCAAAAGCGGCGAGCTTAAAATCTTTTTTGATAAGTCGAAACGAGCCAAGGCAAGGGCTTGACCGGACGACATATTAGAATCGGTGGATTTTTCGATAAACCGCAATCATTTCCCGGGTTTCAAGTGGTTTTCGTATGAATTTTGTATGGATTACTCGTGGTTTTCGTGTGGTCTTCGTGTGGTATTTTATAGTTGATTCCGGGCGGATTAAGCCGTGTTTAGCATTGATTTGAATCCACCCGTCCGAAAATGTATACTCTGAAAAGATGAAACAGAAACAGTAACACAGAGGGGTAAAATGAGAGCATCAAAGCTTTCAACGGCAAATAATCGGCAGCCCGGGCGTTTACTGCGCCGCGGGCTTTTTTATTTTGCGCCCGCGGCGTTTTTATCGTCGATGATGATTCTGTTTTTCTCCCAAGCGCTTCTTGCAAAAACATTTATAAGGGAACACTATTATCGCGCCGGCAAGCAGGATACCCAATTGACCGCCCGGGCAATTGCATTGCATCAGGTTAAGTCGCGTCTGATCGAGGAGGTCGGCACTTATATAGAAAGCGCATTTGAAAGCACGGAACGAGAAAGCAAAGCCGGGAGCGAACAATTCACGAAGCATCAGATAGTAAGCATAACCGCGGGAATCACGGAAACAAAGATACTGGAAGAGAAATGGGACGGTAAGACCTATTACATAAAAGCAGAAATTGAAGTCGACGTCGACGACACGAAGCGGCGGATAACGGAGATATCCGGCGACAGAAGCAAGATGAGAGAGATAGAAGAGATAAACCGAAAGGCCGACGATGCTTTGCGGGAAATAGAAGCGCTCAAAAAATCAAGCGGCTTACCGAAACGCGGCGGCGGTGCGTTTTATGTCGGATTGGATCTGCCCGGTACATTCAAGGAAAACTACAGTATCGGCACATACAGCGGTGAACGACCCGTCGATTCCGGAGCCGGGGTTGCAATCGGATGGGAATACGAGGGACGCGGCGTTCCCTTGGGACTTGGTTTCGGAGCTTTTTACCAGTTGCCGAGGACGCTGACTTTTAGCGGCTCGGCTACTATCGGTTTTTCGCCGCTATATCTCCTGGGGCATTATTATGTAAACGACTTCACTTATATCATAGGTCGATTGGGATACAGTATGTATTACAGTAAAAATTTCACCACATACGCGAGCTACGCGGGCGGGTTGTATTATGCCTTCGGGCTGGGAATAAAAACGCAGGGATTCACTCTTTCCGGGGTTTACAGCGTCAATAAAAGCGAGG
This Elusimicrobia bacterium HGW-Elusimicrobia-1 DNA region includes the following protein-coding sequences:
- a CDS encoding ArsR family transcriptional regulator, which gives rise to MLESILGNKTVEKILLYLERYGQGYPQSIAQLFGVSLNGIQQQLKRLENGGVISSNRYGKLRLYTFNPRYYFLPELRAILKKALDALPEAEIKKYYMLRTRPRRSGKPL
- a CDS encoding restriction endonuclease; this translates as MAIKKLVAGLPTFDGLMRPVVKALISLGGSGTIEEIDGKVAELEKIDEEILKVPHTKDGATTEVEYRLAWARTYLKKCGILNNSERGVWALARPDIDPESIKPNEIVRICRENYLKKVSEIKGKESSDVDVVSEDESQKWKQELLDVLLAISPASFERLAQRMLRESGFIQVEVTGRTGDGGIDGKGIIRISGLLSFHVIFQCKRYKGVVSPSQIRDFRGAMTGRADKGLFITTGSFTREAIKEATRDGAPPIDLIDGEKLCDKLRELKLGINTKLMEEVIINGEWFKSL
- a CDS encoding cupin domain-containing protein, which gives rise to MTTQPVAPRLADLVEYQSNAVVSKTLIEKKTGTVTLFAFDKGQGLSEHTAPFDAMVCVLDGAVEITISGKPITVKQGEMIIMPANESHALKGVERFKMMLTMIRS